A window of the Ruminococcaceae bacterium KH2T8 genome harbors these coding sequences:
- a CDS encoding transcriptional regulator, ArgR family yields MRTAKNDRQEMIIKLIKEHDISTQDELTSRMKNSGFTVTQATCSRDIKELGIIKVTLPNGNSKYAVLDRTGDIAPGRLLNVFSNSLISCKSAMNMVVIKTLPGMAQAAASALDSMHLQYVVGTIAGDDTVFVAAPGTEEASALVATIDDMMNNGIQASEE; encoded by the coding sequence ATGAGAACAGCCAAGAATGACAGGCAGGAAATGATAATAAAGCTCATCAAAGAGCATGATATTTCTACACAGGATGAACTGACTTCAAGAATGAAGAACAGTGGATTTACCGTAACTCAGGCTACGTGCTCGAGAGATATCAAGGAACTTGGTATCATCAAGGTCACGCTCCCTAACGGTAACTCTAAATATGCAGTCCTCGACAGGACGGGCGATATCGCTCCCGGGAGACTTCTTAATGTTTTTTCCAATTCTCTTATCTCATGTAAGAGTGCGATGAATATGGTAGTCATAAAGACATTGCCCGGAATGGCTCAGGCTGCGGCTTCGGCGCTCGATTCGATGCATCTTCAGTATGTTGTCGGTACTATAGCAGGTGATGATACTGTATTCGTTGCTGCTCCGGGTACCGAGGAAGCTTCCGCTCTCGTCGCGACTATCGACGATATGATGAATAACGGTATACAGGCTTCAGAAGAGTAA
- a CDS encoding UDP-glucose 4-epimerase, translated as MAAVLVTGGMGFIGSHTVISLYENGFDVVIADNLANSKTEVLNRLETITGKRFKFYKVDCCDKEQLRKVFEENEIDSVIHFAGLKAVGESVRMPLEYYSNNINSMLTVVELMKEYNVNKLVFSSSATVYGESEDVPFTEESPLGMCTNPYGWTKWMLEQVLRDCAKAYDGLKVCLLRYFNPVGAHESGLIGEDPRGIPNNLFPYISKVAAGTLEQLTIFGDDYDTPDGTCLRDYIHVCDLADGHVKALNFVATHDDSVSVFNLGTGKGTSVKEAVAAFEKACGHEIKHVFGPRRAGDIPVCYASTDKAREQLGFVAKRTIEEMCSSCWNWQTKNPNGLPEDS; from the coding sequence ATGGCTGCAGTTCTTGTTACAGGCGGAATGGGATTTATCGGTTCTCATACGGTTATTTCTTTATATGAGAACGGTTTTGATGTAGTTATTGCAGATAATCTTGCAAACAGCAAGACAGAAGTATTGAACAGACTTGAGACTATCACCGGAAAGAGATTCAAGTTCTATAAAGTAGATTGCTGCGATAAGGAGCAGCTCAGAAAGGTATTCGAAGAAAATGAGATCGACAGCGTTATCCACTTTGCCGGTCTTAAGGCAGTCGGCGAATCCGTACGCATGCCCCTCGAATATTATTCCAATAATATTAACAGTATGCTCACTGTTGTTGAGCTTATGAAAGAGTATAACGTCAATAAGCTCGTATTCAGTTCATCCGCAACAGTCTACGGTGAGAGCGAGGACGTTCCTTTTACGGAAGAGAGCCCTCTCGGCATGTGCACCAATCCCTACGGTTGGACGAAGTGGATGCTCGAGCAGGTTCTCAGAGACTGCGCTAAGGCTTATGACGGACTTAAGGTATGTCTTCTTCGCTACTTTAATCCCGTCGGCGCACACGAGAGCGGTCTTATCGGAGAAGATCCCAGGGGCATTCCCAACAATCTTTTCCCCTATATCTCCAAGGTCGCTGCAGGAACTCTCGAGCAGCTTACCATATTCGGAGATGACTACGATACACCGGACGGAACATGTCTTCGTGATTACATCCACGTATGCGATCTTGCAGATGGTCATGTAAAAGCTTTGAATTTTGTTGCAACGCATGACGACAGTGTAAGCGTCTTTAATCTTGGAACGGGTAAGGGAACCTCTGTCAAAGAGGCAGTTGCCGCTTTCGAGAAAGCATGCGGTCACGAGATCAAGCATGTATTCGGACCCAGGCGTGCAGGTGATATTCCCGTATGCTATGCATCGACCGATAAGGCCAGAGAACAACTCGGCTTTGTCGCAAAGAGAACTATCGAAGAGATGTGCTCTTCGTGCTGGAACTGGCAAACTAAGAATCCCAACGGGCTTCCCGAGGATTCCTAA
- a CDS encoding DNA replication and repair protein RecN produces MLIRLEINNFAVISGAVLEPGGGLNAISGETGAGKSLLIDAIDLILGGKASKNLIRTGEDTAYVEAVFDISGLDNSQLLEILNDSGIDIEDDQLIISRRISRDGKSIARVNGRTVVLAVLKAISAFLVNIHGQHDTQKIFDESSHVDLLDRFGGADLLPFISSYEKLLSKYKEIVLDIRRLSAMPGSMDARKEYLINAVKEISDASFAQDEEDKLTSENRRFKMLEKNASILSEADELINSEDGSGYNVIDRIKTCASSIEKLANNDDEYKDIADKLRSLLADAENVSAELSDIAQSSSFSQEQADAVTKRLGLLYDLKAKYSCTTVDELNSFRFKAEDELNDLKESGEMLAVLRKERAKAEAELLDAAERLTFERRKRAERLSFEITEQLKDLEMPRAKFSVDFIRRNKDRFFSAHGIDDIVFMFTANPGEDSKSLAATASGGEASRIMLAIKCILSNADTVPTLIFDEIDTGVSGKASAAIANKLHMLARDHQVLCVTHTSQIAAASDNNFLISKNSAEDSTSATVTRLDEEKKILEVSRLLSGTESDESVDLAKKLVEEFS; encoded by the coding sequence ATGCTGATAAGACTCGAGATCAACAATTTTGCAGTTATCTCAGGTGCCGTCCTCGAACCCGGGGGCGGTCTTAATGCGATCTCAGGTGAAACAGGTGCAGGTAAATCTCTCCTTATAGATGCCATCGATCTTATACTCGGCGGTAAGGCTTCCAAGAACCTGATAAGGACGGGGGAGGACACCGCATATGTTGAGGCTGTCTTCGATATATCGGGGCTTGATAACTCTCAGCTCTTAGAGATATTAAACGACAGCGGCATTGATATAGAGGATGACCAGCTCATCATAAGCAGGCGTATCTCAAGAGACGGAAAGAGCATCGCAAGGGTCAACGGCAGGACAGTCGTTCTAGCTGTATTAAAAGCTATAAGTGCTTTCCTCGTAAATATCCACGGACAGCATGATACGCAGAAGATCTTTGATGAATCTTCTCACGTAGACCTTCTCGACAGATTCGGCGGTGCAGATCTTCTGCCATTTATATCTTCCTATGAGAAGCTTCTTTCGAAGTATAAAGAGATTGTTCTCGATATCAGAAGGCTTTCGGCGATGCCGGGCTCCATGGATGCACGAAAGGAATATCTGATCAATGCTGTCAAGGAGATCTCTGATGCATCTTTCGCTCAAGATGAAGAGGATAAACTCACATCCGAGAACAGAAGGTTCAAGATGCTCGAGAAGAATGCTTCGATTCTTTCTGAAGCAGACGAACTGATAAATTCTGAAGACGGCAGCGGATATAATGTTATCGACCGCATAAAGACTTGCGCATCGTCGATCGAAAAACTTGCGAATAATGATGATGAATATAAGGATATCGCGGATAAGCTCAGATCGCTTCTGGCAGATGCCGAGAATGTCTCTGCGGAACTCAGCGATATAGCTCAGAGCTCATCTTTCAGCCAGGAGCAGGCAGATGCTGTAACTAAGAGGCTCGGCCTTCTTTATGACCTTAAAGCTAAATATTCGTGCACTACCGTAGATGAACTCAACAGTTTCAGATTCAAGGCTGAGGATGAACTTAATGACCTGAAGGAGAGCGGTGAGATGCTCGCGGTTCTTCGAAAGGAGAGAGCTAAGGCAGAAGCCGAACTTCTTGATGCGGCTGAAAGACTGACGTTCGAGCGCAGGAAACGCGCTGAGAGACTTTCGTTCGAGATAACAGAGCAGCTTAAGGACCTTGAGATGCCGAGAGCGAAGTTCAGTGTTGATTTCATAAGGCGTAATAAGGACAGATTCTTCTCAGCTCACGGAATAGACGATATCGTATTCATGTTCACGGCTAACCCGGGCGAAGACTCTAAGAGCCTTGCGGCTACTGCTTCAGGCGGTGAGGCATCCAGGATAATGCTCGCGATCAAATGTATCCTTTCTAATGCTGATACTGTTCCTACTTTGATCTTTGACGAGATCGATACAGGTGTCTCCGGAAAAGCTTCTGCCGCTATAGCTAATAAGCTTCATATGCTCGCACGTGACCATCAGGTCTTGTGTGTTACTCATACTTCGCAGATCGCAGCTGCAAGTGATAATAACTTCCTCATCAGTAAGAATTCCGCTGAAGACAGTACAAGTGCTACCGTGACGCGTCTTGATGAAGAAAAGAAGATACTTGAGGTATCAAGGCTGCTGTCAGGAACCGAATCAGACGAGTCCGTCGACCTTGCTAAGAAGCTCGTGGAAGAATTCTCCTGA
- a CDS encoding 1-deoxy-D-xylulose-5-phosphate synthase yields the protein MEYRYLNDDLTPDYLHTLNASDRKALCGELREKIISTVSKNGGHLASNLGCVELTVALLSVFNYKKDKIVFDVGHQSYSYKLLTGRFSRFDTLRQQGGISGFPRRSESPYDAFDTGHSSTSVSAALGMARARDLSGSDEYVIAVIGDGAMTGGLAYEAINDLGHSGSRMIVILNDNEMSIDKNVGGMSRYLKNLRISSGYISAKRMTENFLVKNMPVIGKPITRFIIAIKNFFRFLINKQVPSMFEDLGLIYYGPIDGHDTESLIKALDAVKDLRHPVLLHVCTKKGKGYSFAENEPSSYHGVGPFDRETGVGKSSKLTYTSAFAGAMLEVAAKNKNVVGISAAMAQGTGMDKFANKFPTRFFDCGIAEEHAVTMAGGLSVSGYIPVVAIYSSFLQRAYDQIIHDVCFMNNHVVFAVDRSGFVGNDGHTHNGLYDITYLNSVPNMTLLSPRDYTELRLCMDYAVNDCKGPCAIRYPRGSSPYEEQGPLSKEKSELLKPHVLKDEGDDYCIVSCGTIGYQCDMAVDDLKSKGLKGKHISLTLVNPLPVDEILAITKVNKIYTVEEGVMSGGMGEMLCNLVSSKDPAINVRVFAVTTPMIRAGSVAQQLKQAGLDAESISARIYDDLKS from the coding sequence TTGGAATACAGATATCTAAATGATGATCTGACACCGGATTATCTTCATACTTTAAATGCATCCGATCGTAAGGCTCTTTGCGGTGAACTTCGCGAGAAGATCATCTCTACTGTTTCAAAGAACGGCGGTCATCTTGCATCTAATTTAGGCTGCGTTGAGCTTACTGTCGCTCTTTTGAGCGTATTTAATTACAAAAAGGATAAGATCGTCTTTGATGTAGGACATCAGTCTTATTCGTATAAGCTTCTTACGGGAAGATTCAGCAGATTTGATACATTAAGGCAGCAGGGCGGTATCTCGGGATTTCCCAGAAGATCCGAGAGTCCTTATGATGCTTTCGATACGGGTCACAGCAGCACATCTGTTTCTGCTGCTCTCGGTATGGCCAGAGCAAGGGATCTTTCCGGTTCCGATGAATATGTTATCGCAGTAATAGGTGACGGCGCCATGACTGGCGGCCTTGCATATGAAGCGATCAATGATCTAGGTCATTCCGGCTCCCGTATGATAGTTATCCTTAATGATAATGAGATGAGTATCGATAAGAATGTAGGCGGTATGTCCAGATATCTCAAGAATCTTCGTATCTCGAGCGGATATATCTCCGCTAAGAGGATGACTGAGAACTTCCTGGTCAAGAATATGCCTGTCATCGGTAAGCCTATTACCAGATTTATCATCGCGATCAAGAACTTCTTCAGGTTCCTTATCAATAAGCAGGTTCCGTCGATGTTTGAGGATCTTGGTCTTATCTATTACGGTCCTATCGACGGTCATGATACAGAGAGCCTTATTAAAGCTCTGGATGCCGTCAAGGACTTAAGACATCCGGTACTCCTTCACGTATGTACGAAGAAGGGTAAGGGCTATTCTTTCGCGGAGAATGAACCATCCAGCTATCACGGCGTCGGTCCTTTCGATCGTGAGACCGGAGTAGGAAAGTCCAGTAAGCTCACATATACATCTGCTTTCGCAGGGGCAATGCTCGAAGTCGCAGCAAAGAACAAGAATGTTGTCGGAATCAGTGCCGCTATGGCACAGGGAACAGGTATGGATAAGTTTGCCAATAAGTTCCCGACGAGATTCTTTGATTGCGGTATCGCAGAGGAACATGCCGTAACTATGGCCGGCGGACTTTCCGTATCAGGTTACATCCCCGTCGTTGCTATCTATTCATCTTTCCTTCAGCGTGCATATGATCAGATAATCCACGATGTATGCTTCATGAATAATCATGTTGTTTTCGCTGTGGACAGGTCAGGCTTCGTCGGTAATGACGGTCATACTCATAACGGACTCTACGATATAACTTATCTTAATTCCGTTCCTAATATGACACTTCTTTCACCCAGAGACTATACGGAACTCAGGCTCTGCATGGATTATGCGGTAAATGACTGCAAGGGCCCATGCGCTATAAGATATCCCAGAGGATCGTCGCCTTATGAGGAGCAGGGACCGCTCAGCAAGGAAAAGAGCGAGCTTCTTAAGCCTCATGTCCTCAAGGATGAAGGTGACGATTATTGTATAGTCTCATGCGGTACTATCGGATATCAGTGTGATATGGCAGTAGATGATCTCAAGTCTAAGGGACTTAAGGGTAAGCATATAAGCTTGACTCTGGTGAACCCTCTGCCGGTTGATGAGATCCTGGCGATCACGAAGGTCAATAAGATTTATACGGTCGAAGAAGGTGTCATGAGCGGCGGTATGGGTGAGATGCTCTGTAACCTTGTATCCTCGAAGGACCCTGCTATAAACGTAAGGGTATTTGCGGTAACAACACCCATGATCAGAGCCGGAAGCGTAGCCCAGCAGCTCAAGCAGGCAGGACTTGATGCGGAGAGTATCTCGGCAAGGATATACGACGATCTCAAAAGTTAA
- a CDS encoding DNA-binding response regulator, OmpR family, contains REC and winged-helix (wHTH) domain, whose protein sequence is MEKFIYIADDDDNIRNLLKSFLEREGYICTAFPTGDDLLKKFITDPCDLIILDVMMPGRDGFFILSELRKISNVPIIMLTARDSDADYIEGLNLGSDDYFTKPFSPIKLVTKVKSVFRRQEDASGDTSLPATSDDDLVYADISINRKAKTATLKGTDLPLTPNEYALLSYLIVNRDRAIPRAELLDKIWGYETEIETRVADDTVKRLRKKLTDSDAKITTVWGYGFRLSVKDEDSSDEAK, encoded by the coding sequence ATGGAAAAATTCATATATATTGCCGATGACGATGACAATATAAGAAATCTGCTCAAATCATTCCTCGAGAGAGAAGGCTATATCTGTACGGCGTTTCCTACGGGAGATGATCTCCTGAAGAAGTTCATTACCGATCCGTGCGATCTTATCATCCTTGATGTCATGATGCCCGGAAGAGACGGTTTCTTTATCTTGAGCGAACTTCGTAAGATAAGCAATGTTCCGATCATCATGCTCACGGCACGCGATTCCGATGCCGATTATATCGAAGGCTTGAACCTCGGAAGTGACGATTACTTCACCAAGCCCTTCTCACCCATCAAGCTCGTTACCAAGGTAAAATCCGTATTCAGAAGGCAGGAAGATGCTTCCGGTGATACATCACTTCCCGCTACTTCCGACGATGATCTCGTATATGCTGATATCAGCATCAACAGAAAGGCAAAGACAGCAACTCTCAAGGGTACCGATCTTCCCTTAACTCCTAATGAATATGCACTTCTTTCCTACCTCATCGTAAACCGCGACAGAGCTATTCCGAGAGCTGAGCTTCTTGATAAGATCTGGGGCTATGAGACAGAGATCGAGACACGAGTTGCCGATGATACGGTAAAGAGACTACGTAAGAAGCTTACCGATTCCGATGCTAAGATCACTACGGTTTGGGGTTACGGATTCCGTTTGTCCGTAAAGGATGAAGACAGTTCAGATGAAGCAAAGTAA
- a CDS encoding Signal transduction histidine kinase: protein MKQSKQSFRIPIALYIYSSLIMVALISVSMIGISNQLIFKSYIKYECDKRISSAVQSCKQFAEAFGEQVSTESFTRDSLVNSIITSTDITNDASIVLIASGVEENEAYTVLWPNASSSVSQFYQSSDILKTILRENGLETDTPTQKVDYDEREIYYRFVPLVFKDPETKELVQTPQDEYYLLFYVDSSNYYSFYNAMHMALLRSIVFAVLVSAIISIIVASPLYLSTRKLSRFAARIGKGDFNKIDGHIVSRELSDLGDMMNSMATRLEKSDKEQKTFFQNASHELRTPLMSIQGYAEGIKYDIFDDEKKGEAVDIIISETTRLSNLVENLLSISKMDMSRSGNFEVKKQMLEVREITESVIDKVRGGFLHAGKELINKFDIDDVYIYANESDIFRMLENIFSNCLRYCENSVVFKCTYDSKYVIFEISDDGPGISEEVQKHLFERFAKGSDGKHGIGLALADSIAQEHGGSITASNKSGEGEHGAVFEIRIPTAKCREQLSKLNNETED from the coding sequence ATGAAGCAAAGTAAGCAGTCTTTCAGGATCCCGATAGCTCTTTATATCTACTCTTCACTTATCATGGTGGCTCTTATCTCAGTTTCCATGATAGGTATATCTAACCAACTTATATTCAAATCATATATCAAGTATGAGTGTGATAAGCGTATCTCGAGTGCCGTACAGTCGTGTAAGCAGTTCGCGGAAGCTTTCGGCGAGCAGGTCAGTACGGAATCATTTACTCGTGACAGTCTCGTTAATTCGATCATCACATCTACTGATATCACAAACGATGCTTCAATAGTACTTATCGCAAGTGGCGTAGAAGAGAATGAGGCTTATACGGTTCTCTGGCCCAATGCTTCTTCTTCAGTTTCTCAGTTCTATCAGTCGAGCGATATACTGAAAACGATCCTCAGGGAGAACGGACTCGAGACAGATACTCCGACGCAGAAGGTCGATTATGACGAGCGCGAGATCTACTACAGATTCGTCCCCCTGGTATTCAAAGACCCCGAGACAAAGGAACTTGTACAGACTCCCCAGGATGAGTATTATCTCCTCTTCTACGTCGATTCCAGTAACTACTATTCATTCTATAATGCCATGCATATGGCTCTCTTAAGATCGATTGTATTTGCGGTCCTCGTTTCCGCGATCATCAGTATCATAGTTGCAAGTCCTCTCTACCTTTCGACACGAAAGCTCTCGCGCTTTGCCGCACGTATCGGTAAAGGCGATTTCAATAAGATCGACGGACATATCGTCAGCCGTGAACTCTCTGATCTTGGAGACATGATGAACTCGATGGCTACAAGACTCGAGAAATCCGATAAGGAACAGAAGACGTTCTTCCAGAATGCATCCCATGAGCTCAGGACACCTCTAATGTCAATTCAGGGATATGCCGAAGGTATCAAGTACGATATCTTTGACGACGAGAAAAAAGGTGAAGCCGTTGACATCATAATAAGCGAGACGACACGACTTTCGAACCTTGTTGAGAACCTCCTCTCTATCTCTAAGATGGACATGAGCAGGAGCGGTAACTTCGAGGTCAAGAAGCAAATGCTCGAGGTACGTGAGATCACGGAATCAGTCATCGATAAGGTCAGAGGCGGTTTCCTTCATGCAGGTAAAGAACTCATCAATAAGTTCGATATCGATGATGTCTATATCTATGCTAACGAGAGTGATATATTCCGTATGCTCGAGAATATCTTCTCCAACTGCCTGAGATATTGCGAGAACAGCGTTGTTTTTAAATGCACTTATGACTCCAAATACGTAATATTCGAGATCAGCGACGATGGTCCCGGTATCAGCGAGGAAGTACAAAAACACCTCTTCGAGAGATTTGCAAAAGGATCCGACGGTAAGCACGGTATCGGTCTTGCTCTTGCCGATTCGATCGCACAGGAACACGGCGGTTCTATCACTGCATCGAATAAAAGCGGCGAAGGGGAACACGGTGCGGTCTTCGAGATAAGGATACCTACGGCTAAATGCCGCGAGCAGTTATCTAAGCTCAATAACGAAACGGAAGACTGA
- a CDS encoding NAD+ kinase: MRFGIHANKTRDIGYEVAQELASVMLNHGHVPVFREYMKDTAIGRMGGVEFGGFADCDIIFTIGGDGTFLGVISDYRDLGVPFVGVNKGSIGFLTQITEDSMEDAISRISEGRYRIIERMQLSAELHDSQGNLKGSDICLNDVAVLRGDKPHIVKLSLYIDHERVERFYGDGLVVATPTGSTAYTLAAGGPLLMPGMDNIIITPLCPHTLQSTTYVIGPESEVEIRLGNFETVPIVSPDGHDFPTLSPYDVLKIKKHPQKVKTVDLGYTGFFQNVRRKIVARGSFYENSQE, from the coding sequence ATGCGTTTCGGAATTCATGCGAATAAGACCAGGGATATCGGCTATGAAGTAGCTCAGGAACTTGCATCTGTGATGCTTAATCACGGTCACGTTCCCGTATTCAGAGAATATATGAAAGATACTGCCATCGGAAGGATGGGTGGCGTAGAGTTCGGCGGATTTGCAGACTGCGACATTATTTTCACGATCGGTGGTGACGGTACATTCCTTGGAGTCATTTCCGATTATCGTGACCTAGGTGTTCCTTTCGTGGGCGTCAACAAGGGCAGTATCGGTTTCCTGACACAGATAACCGAGGATTCCATGGAGGATGCAATCTCGAGGATCTCCGAAGGCAGATATAGGATCATCGAAAGGATGCAGTTATCCGCAGAACTTCATGACAGCCAGGGTAACCTTAAGGGCTCGGACATCTGTCTTAATGATGTAGCCGTATTAAGAGGTGATAAGCCTCATATCGTAAAGCTCAGCCTTTATATCGATCACGAAAGAGTCGAGCGGTTTTACGGTGACGGTCTGGTTGTTGCAACACCAACAGGTTCTACGGCATATACGCTCGCAGCAGGAGGACCGCTCCTGATGCCCGGAATGGATAATATAATCATCACTCCTTTGTGCCCGCATACGCTTCAGAGCACAACTTATGTTATCGGTCCTGAGAGTGAAGTCGAGATAAGGCTCGGCAATTTTGAAACGGTACCGATCGTAAGCCCTGACGGACACGATTTTCCGACGCTTTCACCTTATGATGTGCTCAAGATCAAAAAGCATCCTCAGAAGGTGAAGACGGTAGATCTCGGTTATACGGGATTCTTCCAGAATGTAAGACGTAAGATAGTAGCAAGGGGTAGCTTCTATGAGAACAGCCAAGAATGA
- a CDS encoding ribonucrease Y: MQWLFLIIGVVLGAIIGAVCVTIYYKRGLSAQQKQLQEDAVKAEENNNKLIADAQKDAENRKRELLLQAKEEISKARVELEHDVREKRQELARERNKLEQKEDNVDKMLANAEQKRAELDKRLQDVAEMQARTKDLEFRKSKELESISGLSIQEARTLVLEAAEREYSHDMATMLKQMEEKTKQDADRIAKDIIVTSIQRYASDYVSEATVSVVNLPNDEMKGRIIGREGRNIRAIETITGVDLIIDDTPEAVILSSFDPIRREIARLTIEKLVTDGRIHPARIEEMANKARKEINQTIKQEGERAAYETGVMNLHPEIIKLLGKLKYRTSFGQNVLQHSIEVSWIAAMMAGELGLDVAFAKRAGLLHDIGKAVDFEQEGTHIELGADIAKKYHENEEVINAIEAHHGDVEAKTAVACLVAAADAISAARPGARRENLETYIKRIQKLEEIATSFDGVEKSYAIQAGREIRVIVSPEKVGDDEMVLKARQICKKIEDELDYPGQIKVNIIRETRATDVAK; encoded by the coding sequence ATGCAGTGGTTATTTTTAATCATTGGAGTGGTTCTCGGTGCAATTATAGGTGCAGTTTGTGTAACGATTTACTATAAGCGCGGATTATCTGCGCAGCAGAAGCAGTTGCAGGAAGATGCAGTAAAGGCTGAGGAAAACAATAACAAGCTTATTGCAGACGCTCAGAAGGATGCCGAGAATCGCAAAAGAGAACTCCTCTTGCAGGCGAAGGAAGAGATCTCTAAGGCTCGTGTTGAATTAGAGCACGATGTCAGAGAGAAGAGACAGGAACTTGCAAGAGAGAGAAACAAGCTCGAGCAGAAGGAAGACAATGTCGATAAGATGCTTGCTAACGCAGAACAGAAGCGAGCAGAACTCGATAAGAGGCTTCAGGATGTCGCAGAGATGCAGGCCAGGACCAAGGATCTGGAATTCAGGAAATCCAAGGAACTTGAGAGCATTTCTGGACTTTCTATCCAGGAAGCAAGGACACTGGTTCTTGAGGCCGCAGAGAGAGAGTACAGTCATGACATGGCTACCATGCTCAAGCAGATGGAAGAGAAAACTAAGCAGGATGCTGACAGGATCGCGAAGGACATCATCGTTACTTCAATCCAGAGATACGCATCTGATTATGTTTCAGAAGCAACCGTATCTGTTGTTAACCTTCCTAACGACGAAATGAAGGGAAGGATCATCGGTCGAGAGGGACGTAATATCCGTGCCATCGAGACCATCACCGGCGTCGATCTTATCATCGACGATACTCCGGAAGCGGTAATCCTTTCGTCTTTTGATCCCATCAGACGTGAGATCGCAAGACTTACCATCGAAAAGCTTGTTACGGACGGTCGTATCCATCCGGCAAGGATCGAGGAGATGGCAAACAAGGCCAGGAAGGAAATTAATCAGACAATCAAGCAGGAAGGTGAAAGAGCAGCCTATGAAACAGGCGTCATGAACCTTCACCCTGAGATAATAAAGCTTTTGGGTAAACTGAAATATCGTACGAGCTTTGGTCAGAATGTTCTCCAGCATTCCATTGAGGTCAGCTGGATAGCGGCAATGATGGCCGGTGAGCTCGGTCTTGACGTAGCATTCGCCAAGAGAGCAGGACTCCTGCACGATATCGGTAAAGCAGTTGACTTCGAACAGGAAGGTACGCATATCGAGCTTGGTGCCGATATTGCCAAGAAGTACCATGAGAATGAGGAAGTCATCAATGCTATTGAAGCGCACCACGGCGATGTTGAAGCAAAGACGGCTGTTGCCTGTCTTGTTGCTGCAGCTGATGCCATCTCTGCTGCAAGACCCGGAGCAAGACGTGAGAATCTCGAGACGTATATTAAGCGAATACAGAAACTCGAGGAGATCGCTACAAGCTTCGACGGTGTTGAGAAGAGTTACGCTATCCAGGCAGGACGTGAGATCCGTGTAATTGTTTCTCCCGAGAAGGTGGGAGATGACGAGATGGTTCTCAAGGCTCGTCAGATCTGCAAGAAGATCGAAGACGAACTTGACTACCCCGGTCAGATCAAGGTCAACATTATACGTGAGACACGTGCCACAGATGTTGCTAAATAA
- a CDS encoding 23S rRNA pseudouridine1911/1915/1917 synthase: MQFNLTVTDEDNGKELRDIMRDRLQMSRTMIKKVKLYGTLEVNGEHRRIIDTVVTGDKVFAAYGDEQDKLNTDPMIPILYEDEYIAVCVKPAGIVTHPCHNHLDDSVLTRLSDKTLHPVMRLDRETSGLMVVAKSGYIHNAMINIKIRKKYIACCYGIYQEDSGTIDLPIRRRPNSVMIRETTTPDDPAGKECTTHYRTILTDKNDNISLVEFILGTGRCHQIRVHSTQMGHPLIGDGLYGPNSIDNPDDSFDNSKIQDEKIGRQALHAYSLEFEHPISHEKMHFMSDIPEDMRRLFPEYSGEFFHELLSKVDGLV; encoded by the coding sequence ATGCAATTTAACCTTACGGTAACAGATGAAGATAACGGTAAAGAGCTCCGGGACATAATGCGCGACAGGCTTCAGATGAGCCGCACGATGATCAAGAAAGTCAAGCTTTACGGCACTTTAGAGGTCAACGGCGAACACAGAAGGATAATCGATACCGTCGTAACCGGAGACAAGGTCTTTGCAGCATACGGGGACGAACAGGACAAGCTCAATACCGATCCGATGATACCGATCTTATACGAGGATGAGTATATTGCAGTTTGCGTTAAACCCGCAGGGATCGTTACCCATCCCTGCCATAATCATCTTGATGATTCTGTTCTTACAAGACTATCCGATAAGACACTTCACCCTGTCATGAGACTAGACCGCGAGACAAGCGGACTCATGGTAGTTGCAAAGAGCGGATATATCCATAATGCGATGATCAACATAAAGATCAGAAAGAAATACATCGCATGCTGTTACGGTATCTATCAGGAGGATTCTGGCACGATCGATCTTCCGATCAGGAGACGCCCTAATTCCGTCATGATCAGAGAGACTACTACACCTGATGATCCTGCCGGCAAGGAATGCACCACTCACTACAGGACTATATTGACCGATAAAAACGATAATATCTCCCTGGTTGAGTTCATCCTCGGTACAGGCAGATGCCATCAGATCAGAGTTCATTCTACCCAGATGGGTCATCCGTTGATCGGTGACGGACTATACGGACCGAACTCTATAGATAATCCCGATGATTCCTTCGATAACTCAAAGATACAGGACGAAAAGATCGGAAGACAGGCTCTTCACGCCTATAGTCTCGAGTTCGAGCATCCGATCAGTCATGAAAAGATGCACTTTATGTCCGATATTCCGGAAGATATGAGACGGCTGTTTCCCGAATACTCAGGAGAATTCTTCCACGAGCTTCTTAGCAAGGTCGACGGACTCGTCTGA